The proteins below are encoded in one region of Lactuca sativa cultivar Salinas chromosome 3, Lsat_Salinas_v11, whole genome shotgun sequence:
- the LOC111877673 gene encoding uncharacterized protein LOC111877673 produces the protein MAAGWVKSLQCKARARDDVIESHHLHLLPASSSCRKSFQSLKDVVETTKQKPRKPKPSQPPPTELPSRKPKNPVSRKPDNVTRVRSSNVSSNPRRHPRPPDSYFPALTDLAEGHPSRNVVEIIFHTSWSPKVFSGRIEMVFKVQNLARTVTRFEEYREIVKSGSGSTDNGGGGLNGFGEDHARCVADGNEVMRFQCLGTTSGGAYETAGGGPWSFQWGKGAALCTFSGSGVAHERAGGGRGRKAMLVCRVIAGRVGKQLEFDSVYNGRVGYDSVSGENGELLVFDSRAVLPCFLIIYKL, from the coding sequence ATGGCGGCGGGGTGGGTAAAGTCGTTACAATGCAAAGCAAGGGCTCGAGACGACGTCATCGAAAGccaccatcttcatcttcttccggCATCTTCAAGTTGTAGAAAGAGTTTTCAGAGTCTCAAAGACGTTGTGGAGACTACTAAACAAAAACCAAGAAAGCCGAAACCGTCGCAACCACCGCCGACAGAGCTGCCGTCCCGGAAACCTAAAAACCCCGTTTCAAGAAAACCCGATAATGTTACCCGTGTCCGAAGCAGTAATGTGTCATCCAATCCCCGGCGACACCCACGTCCTCCTGATTCTTATTTTCCGGCATTGACCGACCTGGCGGAGGGACACCCGTCGCGTAACGTGGTAGAGATTATATTCCATACGAGCTGGTCACCTAAGGTTTTTTCCGGTCGGATTGAGATGGTTTTCAAGGTCCAGAATTTGGCAAGAACTGTGACCCGATTCGAGGAGTACAGGGAGATAGTGAAGTCCGGATCCGGATCAACTGATAATGGTGGCGGAGGCCTCAATGGCTTCGGAGAAGACCACGCACGGTGTGTTGCAGATGGGAATGAGGTCATGAGGTTTCAATGCCTGGGAACCACCAGCGGCGGCGCGTATGAAACCGCGGGTGGCGGACCGTGGTCGTTTCAGTGGGGAAAAGGGGCTGCGTTGTGTACGTTTTCAGGGAGCGGAGTCGCGCATGAGCGTGCCGGTGGCGGCAGAGGGCGGAAGGCGATGCTTGTTTGTCGGGTCATAGCGGGTCGGGTCGGAAAGCAGTTAGAGTTTGACTCGGTTTATAATGGACGAGTCGGGtatgactcagtgagtggggaaAACGGCGAGTTGCTTGTATTTGATTCTCGTGCGGTGTTGCCTTGTTTTCTTATTATctataaattgtaa